Part of the Anopheles gambiae chromosome 3, idAnoGambNW_F1_1, whole genome shotgun sequence genome is shown below.
TCCACATAGcatatgctgtgtggagtcgtGCGGTCGGGCAGCATACCAAACCgaattaaaaatcattttaacatattattgaaatgtttttgtgAGCAAATACGTGCATAGTTTTTGAATTAAATAGAAAAAGGTTGCCATCGAACAAATGTTTCCACAACATTTTCATAGACCCATGTTCATGTTCCtataacaaataaacatgaaacaaatcaatttgTTTCTCTTGCAACAAAATTTTTCCCGCAACATGAGTTGGACAGTTCGTCCATACGACTTAGCAACAAATGTTCCCGCAAAATTTTCATAGACCCGTGCCTTAGGAGACATTGTTCATTAAGAGACACAAAATATATGGATTATGACTTAACCAAAAtgtcaaaatgttcatcttaaagaaacaatttatGTTACAGAGACTTCATCTTTGAAagatttcactgtattttTATCTGAAATGTCAATGTGCGTGTGAAAGTCCatatctagaatgacttttacGTTCATAATCTTTTACGTCATCAAAGTTGGTAACGGCATTAGTTTGAGTCGGCCCGTTTGTGAAATTTTCTCAGAAATTGTCTCAAGTGATATTGTTATCACGCTGATAAGAAAATTTGGGTCCGAATCAATATGAAGGTTCCTATGCTTGTCATATTGTGTTGCTATAGCTAGTAGGATTAGTCAATGAAAcctgaaaacaaaattatatgGAAAATGATCCGCAGTGGCGTAGGTAACAATATCTTACTGATGCGGATCCGAAACCTCTAGAACAGCGACGTCAAACTCATCTGACCCCGCGGGCAAAAATGCCAAAATGACAAAAATAGTAGCACAGTTCGCAACCTAGTTTGCGCAGGGTTTGCGCAGATTTTAGCATGTTTCCTACGTAGGATTTTAGTGAAACCTGCGCTGGAACTATTTAAAgcggtggagcaaaaaaaaaaaacagttaaaaatttcaaaaatattggcgcccatttcttcctcttcttcgctTCCGCCATGTGTTGATTGTGTGTTATGTATGCgttggtacagtatcggacaataAGATAGGGCCTCTTTTTTTAatcgcaccgtgcacttgttttaccacgttacgcgcgtgtgtgtgtgtgtgtgtgtgtgtgtgtgtgtgtgtgtgtgtgtgtgtgtgtgtgtgtgtgtgtgtgtgtgtgtgtgtgtgtgtgtgtgtgtgtgtgtgtgtgtgtgtgtgtgtgtgtgtgtgtgtgtgtgtgtgtgtgtgtgtgtgtgtgtgtgtgtgtgtgtgtgtgtgtgtgtgtgtgtgtgtgtgtgtgtgtgtgtgtgtgtgtgtgtgtgtgtgtgtgtgtgtgtgtgtgtgtgtgtgtgtttgcgagtGCGCGGGTTcgtgtctgaaaaacgtagcttgccatgatgtcatattgcgtagaaagtattctgataatagtgccgattatgtgactcaactgcttgagaaaaagtatcaaaaatgctcattttctattatgattTGTGTTAGAGAACTCGATTTGTCTCTGGTTTGATATATGGAACTGAACGAAggtcatttgcattacctgactcaaacggagaccgttttttgtcaaacagctttccgtcaggttaaagctacggaaagcgttttgttttacggtttaactactaaatacatatatttaaaCCACACGAATTGcatgtaattaaattcaaaagggattttttgtaattCTTCACTACAAAAAGGGTGGGAATTACAAAATACAcagaaattagaaaatcatACCACAAGCGCTATTTTTCATGACATTGCCAAACACATTTAATGAACAATAATATGCCACACgtagaaataattataaattggtacgatacttcctgcgttacgcgttgcagtttgttttgacaaacaaatccatttcAGATCATTTTGGTAGCAATGTCTCGAGTCAACGAAAGAAGTCTCTAACAAGCTTGTATAataccgattttgtttcagttcgtgtagcgcgattttgtttgacacatttccgtttgaatcagataatcgacactaatgtgtgtgttatcatgtgaaacagcgtgGGTTTACACatggataaaagctaaagtttgcatcgacagcagcgcttgttcctcggacgaaaacgccgGTGTGCTGATTGATAAATGTGCATGTGCAGCGATGCGAAATCGActcgcgcacaatagcaatgaactcggcattccctcacaagtgtttctccagtgcacgccattgaaaggcctgtATGCATCCCTGCGTTGAAGCTCGTGTGTGCATAggaaactttgtgcgtgcattgagctggcgcgcagttattcttttcaatgggcgttttgtttcatgagcgcggaagtattctgttctcgatttaaaTGGGTAGACGctcactcgcttactcattgataAGTACCGATTATGTGACTCAATcgcttgagaaaaagtatcaaaaatgctcattttctattatgatccGTGTTAGAGCACTCAATTTGTCTCTGGTTTGATATATCGTACTGAACGAAggtcatttgcattacctgGCTCAAACGTAGACCGTTTTTTGACCAACAGCTTTCCGTCAGGTTAAAGCTACggaaatcgttttgttttacggtttaactACTAAATACATGCAATACgtttggtttaaaaatatgtaattacATTCAGAAGggatttttgtaattatttacttaaaaaggatggaaataacaaaatgcacacaaaaatgGGAAACGTATCAAAAACGCTACTTTGCATGACATtgccaaaaatattttaagaacAATGATACGCCACacgtaaaaataattataaattggtacgatacttcctgcgttccgcgatgcagtttgtttcaactAACAAAGCCATTTGAGATCGATTTGGCAGCAATGTCTCGAGTCAACGAAAGAAGTCTCTAACAAGCTTGTATAataccgattttgtttcagttcgtgtagcgcgattttgtttgatacttttccgtttgaattAGAAAATCGGCActatagtttttatccatacgcttttttCGCTGCtctacaacgatgtaattcaacACGTATAGAGCCTGCGTTctgcaggcagagcacgggatcagccgtgtccaagtttttaaccagcgcgttcttgacggtccaagcaagcaatggcGCCTATCGCCAACCAGTCGATAAAAATTAACCACCGGTTTGGCTATATCGACCAATACATTTATCTACTGGCTGGCGAACAATAACAGCACGTTGGCTCAAGTATCTACCGGCGAAGGAAAAACTATCATCGTGGTAGCGATCGCAATAATAAAAGCACTCCTTGGGGAGAAGGTTGACATTATCACCAGCTCGTCGGTACTTGCCAAACGCGATGCAGACCAAAACAAGGACATTTACGTTTTGTTTGGAATCGGCGTATCGCATAACTGTAGCGAAGTAATAGAAGAGCGAAAGGAAGCTTACTCTTCGAATCAGATAATTTATGGAGATTTGGCAAACTTTCAGCGCGACCATTTACTACACAAATTTTACGGAAAAGGTGTATTGGGAGATCGCAGCTTTGAAAATGTGATCGTCGATGAGGTGGATAGCATGTTGCTGGATAAGGCAAACAATATATTATACTTGTCGCATGATATTGCTGGTATGGATAAGCTGGAATCGGTATACTTATTCATTTGGCAAATGGTCAATAATCTGACCGATCTTTCAGAGGATGAACTtgtcaaaaaaattaaacagtcAGTGTTGAGCGATATGTACGCAATCATCCAGAAAGAGGATATACAAAGTCTGGACAATGGACTGGGAAAATCCAATGTTTTAGTGCTATGGGAGAGATTAATGAAGTCCGGAATAATAGATTACTTAGGAAGATTACAGACAGAAGCTATTGATTCCAACAAACTAGAAAAAGTACTTTCGCCAGATTTCACACAATACAAAGATCGCCTAAGCTTCATGCTTACGTCCTGTCTAGAACGTAAAACTTACATTAAGGTACCCAATTATCTGAAATCATTCGTAGAGCGTCATTTGGTCAGTTGGATATCCAGTGCCGTAACAGCGCTTTACATGGTACCAGATCAGTACTACGTGGTAGGCGTCGATAATTCGTTGTCGGGAGGCGAAACACATCCAAATGTAATTATTGTCGATAGAGATACAGGTACTGATCAAGTAAGCTCACAGTGGGATGAGGCGTTGCATCAATTCTTGCAGCTCAAACATGGATGTAAGCTGTCAACCCTAAGCTTGAAAGCGGTTTTCATTTCCAACGTTACATATTTGAAGGAGTACAAACTGCTGTATGGATTGACAGGCACGCTAGGGTCAAAGGAAGAAAGAACCttgcttaaaaaaatacatgacGTGGACTTTGTCACAGTTCCTACCTTTAAATTGAAACTATTTAAAGAATATGAACCTATTATTTGTTCGAGCAGTGAGGATTGGAAGCAACATATACGCAAAGATGTGGATACTCTCACCAAAATAAAGAGCAGATCAATTCTTATCATTTGTGAGACGATCCGCGATGTGGAAGCATTGAAAACGATATTTGCTCcagaacagcaaaacaatgtTCGCACTTATAAGCGGGATGATGAGGATTTGCCTATCGAGGAAGGTGGATTAGAACCAGGGCAAGTTATCATCGCAACCAACTTGGCAGGACGCGGCACagatataaaaataaccaaaaagcTTGAAAAGGCGGGAGGTTTACATGTTATATTAACATTCCTTCCCACGAACGTTCGTATAGAAGAACAAGCATTCGGAAGAGCGGCAAGAAAGGGCGAAAAAGGATCGGGACGGATGATAATAAAAACCGATGATACTAAGATACATACCCTCAAATCGAATAGAAACGCAAAAGAGTTATTACGCTTAATCGATGTAAAAACATACTACGATACGATGATTAAGACAGAAGAGGAATGTTTTGAAGCATTTAAAAAGCTGTACGAGAAAGAAATGATATGTTTAACGAATGTTCAAACACCCGATGCTGTTAAAGAGATTCTACTGCAAAGTTGTTTGGACAGATGGTCGTTTTGGTTAGACGAAAACAATGTACCGATAGGGAAAGCATCAGATGAGGCTACCaaagataaaataaagctGCTTTTAAAGAACTTTCTATCACAATTTGATGATCTGAAAGCAACGAGCGCAAACAATTGGCCAGCTTGGGTTGAAGAAAATCCAATGCAAATGATCAAATTGGGAACATATATTTCTGCACACGATTCAAAGCATCGCAATACAGCAATGCAACTGTTTGGGAAAGTTATCTCGAGTGAGCCGTATTTTTGCGAAGCCGCTTATTACTATCGTGCATACACACGATCACTTGACAACATGAACGTTGGTGACTTCAAAAAGGATTTGCGTATGGCAGAAAAGCTTTTTAACGACCATATAAAATATGCAATGCATGCATCAGTTGTCATAAGTGAACTGAATTCCATCAAGGAAAACAAGGCATATGcagagcaacacaaaaaccttATTAATTTATACTCATTGTTCATTCAATCCATAGACGACATGTTGGGTCATGCTGTAAGTCCTGAATCGTTTGTAAATTATGAAATAAAGGAGGATGTTGCTGGAATAATTTTTGACGATCTTGTACGAATCGGCATGATAAAGAAGGCTCAAGTAATCGATAACATACCTAATGATCAGATTCAGAGACTTCACGCCGAGTACGGGATACCTGTAGATCAGCTGAAGAAGTTCTTAGCTCAACATAGGGGCCCTATCGATGACAAAGAATTCCTTAAAGCTATTCGagaatcattttcatttccaagCAGAAGCGAATTTTGGAAAGAGCTAATTAATCAAAAGGTGCTACACAGTGTTGAAAGTTATGTTGCGGTAATTGAGGAACGGCTCAAAATTATGGATCCTGCTTTAATGAACTACCTAAAGGAAAAGGTAGACAAAGGAGACCTGGTGAAAGAAGTTATTAATGTAGAAAAAGAACAGATATTGTTGATTGCCGAAGAACAGTCACAGTTTTACTTTGGGAAAGcgaattttttttatgtgatcGGTAGAACAAAGTATAATTCGCTCGAAGAGAATGGTTTACTGTCATTCAACGAAAAGGCGATCATCGACAAAAGTAGAATTGATAGCTGTATGTTTTCTGCATTTGACTCCATTACAATTcatgatttaatttaatttaatttgtttattactcgttcaatggataacaatggatccgtgtgaatgttcttaagtctaatGTTAGATTAAAATAAGTAGTAAGATCATCTTAGTAGTTCGCTTCTAAGGCAGTTTTTAAAGGATTGCACTGAggttccaaaatcaaacaaatgacgAACTTCGTTAAACACCTTAATCATGGAGTTGAGGGGGTCTCTAGATCCATATCCAGTTCGACTACGGTTCAGGGCAAGTAACGGACGAGAGCGAAGCTgaacagcaggcgcgtaaaagtTTAACTGCTGGAGTAGGGAAGGACAGTCGATGTTACTTTGCAGTAAACCAGCCACAAATAGTTGTTGTGCGGTACGGCGTCGGATGTGGAGCGGTTGCAGTCCAAGGAGCAAAAGTCGCGTTTCATAAGGTGGTAACTGACTGCCAGGTGGCCAAGGTAAcaagcgtgttgcgtatcGGGATAAGCGACGCTGTATCGATTCCATTCTCTCAGAAAGTCTATGGGTTGAGGGCTTCCAGACGACACAGGCGTATTCGAGTACCGGGCGGATAATACCACAGTATAACGCTTTGATGCAGACTGGGTCTTTGAAATCTCTTGTTATCCGAAACAACATGCCAAGCAATTGATTACCTCGGGTAATCACCTCTTCTGTTTGCTGGTCAAATGACAGCTTTGAATCAAGTATGACTCCGAGATCCTTCATAGCATTAGTGCGTTCTATTGGTAGACCGTTAACTGTGTAGCTGGTGTTCTTAATTTCTCGTGCTCGTGTGAATGAAATGTGTCGGCATTTTTCAATGCAGAGGCTCAGGCGGTTTCGATTGCACCATTGGTGAAAATCGAGAAGGTATTGTTGTAGCTCGGAGTGGtctgtgtcattttttatcgTCATGTAGATTTTAATGTCATCTGCATACATTAAATGATTCGCTGCTGGTACTACATACGATAGGTCGTTGATGAACAGTACAAACAGTAGTGGACCCAGGTTGCTACCTTGTGGCACACCAGATGATGCAATGAAAGACCTTGAATGGCACCGTGAGAAAGATACAGCATACGATCGATTGACAAGGTACGATTCTAACCAGCATATTAAATTTCGCCCAAGTCCCAACTTATTCATCTTGGCTAAAAGGATGTTGTGATCGATGCTATCAAAAGCAGCCTTTAAATCCATATAAACTGCATCTGTTTGCATCCTGCTATCCATGTTACGGAGACATTGTGATGTAAAGTCAACAAGGTTAGTAATCGTCGACCGCTTTGGAACGAAACCTGATATtacaaaaaagacacaaatTACAACAAGTGAAGCGAAGAGCATCCTAGACGAGCTACTTGATCGAAATGTTCTACAAAAGAGGGGTGAAACGTTTGTTCTACCAATGAACTATGACGATAGCCAGGATATCTTGCTTCCCACCTATCCAGTGTATGAGAGTGTCGTTAGAAACGTCCTTGCTTCATGTTTTGCCTACAGATTAGCTCTGAGATACATAACCCAACAGCTAGAAGAGGAGGATTGCTCTGACATTCGTATAGAACTGAAACCCGATCCTCATCGAATGTTTTTCAACGATTTACTTGAACAGAAGATAATTTTCCCCCCTGTGGCCACGCATGAGATCGATGAAAGTAAAATTAAGGCAATGTACAGAACATCATGGTCGAAAGAAGATTTGCAAAATAAGCTTGCTAATGATATTGGTTTGCCTATAGAATACACCAGGGCTCTGGTTGGTGTCTTGGCTGAGAACGACTGGCTTGATCGAAGATACTTTTATCATCTATCTTCTAAAACCAAACGAAAAAGTCTCACCGATCTAAAATCAAGCATTGCATTAATTTCCGCAAAACATGACCTTATCGAATCATATGACTTATCAGTTGCGGTTGATATATGGTTTAACAATCAATTGATCTTAGCCCAAAGTGTTGACCATATTAAAAATGTACTAATGCAATCTAAATCCTTACTGGCAACAATAAAAGAACCCGAAGCTAAACTTAAATCTATTACAGAATTTTATGGCAATGGAAATTATGTACACATCGATGAGATGCGTATCTTTCTCATAAATGGCCTAGAGCATCTTATAGAGCtagaagagaaaaaatggaCCACAGAAATGATACTTAATACATTTGCAGTGATAGTTATGGGCGTGGTACAAATAGCAATTGGAGCTATAATGGAGGTGTATTCGGTTGGAATGATGACTCACGTTGCCGTCGCTTTGATTGGCGAAGGAGTTAGCGACATCATGTTCGCTATGGGTGCTTTTAAGTCAGGTTACTTCAGCTGGAAAGATTACGGAATGCATAAGCTGCAAAGTCTGGCCTTTACGGTCACAACAGCTGTTGTGGGAATATATCTCTCTCAGGGCGCCAAGATGTCTCGCATAGGTTATAAACTTGCTGGGACTACCCTCAAGCAAGGTAGCAAACGGGTCGGTGAGTTAACTGGAAAGCAGTTAATCAAAGCGGTCGGTGGTAGAATAGTAGTGAAGGAAACAGCAAAACGTGTGGCATTGAAAACGGCGGAAGGCTTCGCATTAGGTGTTGCAAGCATTGCCGTAGATgcgattgttgttgatgttctgCAATCCATGTTGACCTCTTTAGCATTCGACATTTTATCTGGAGTGAAGGGTGAAGTGGACAAACACAAAGTAAATCATAGCTTGCAGATAGCGTATGATAAGTTGGGTGCGAACGGCGCTAAAGAGCTTGTGACTGAGTTGACAAACAAATATATGATGGAACAGAGAATTACACAAATGATACTAAGCTACACTAAACAGATAGCAAATGGTTTGAAAGTAGGAATTAAAAATGCA
Proteins encoded:
- the LOC133392819 gene encoding protein translocase subunit SecA-like; this translates as MLLDKANNILYLSHDIAGMDKLESVYLFIWQMVNNLTDLSEDELVKKIKQSVLSDMYAIIQKEDIQSLDNGLGKSNVLVLWERLMKSGIIDYLGRLQTEAIDSNKLEKVLSPDFTQYKDRLSFMLTSCLERKTYIKVPNYLKSFVERHLVSWISSAVTALYMVPDQYYVVGVDNSLSGGETHPNVIIVDRDTGTDQVSSQWDEALHQFLQLKHGCKLSTLSLKAVFISNVTYLKEYKLLYGLTGTLGSKEERTLLKKIHDVDFVTVPTFKLKLFKEYEPIICSSSEDWKQHIRKDVDTLTKIKSRSILIICETIRDVEALKTIFAPEQQNNVRTYKRDDEDLPIEEGGLEPGQVIIATNLAGRGTDIKITKKLEKAGGLHVILTFLPTNVRIEEQAFGRAARKGEKGSGRMIIKTDDTKIHTLKSNRNAKELLRLIDVKTYYDTMIKTEEECFEAFKKLYEKEMICLTNVQTPDAVKEILLQSCLDRWSFWLDENNVPIGKASDEATKDKIKLLLKNFLSQFDDLKATSANNWPAWVEENPMQMIKLGTYISAHDSKHRNTAMQLFGKVISSEPYFCEAAYYYRAYTRSLDNMNVGDFKKDLRMAEKLFNDHIKYAMHASVVISELNSIKENKAYAEQHKNLINLYSLFIQSIDDMLGHAVSPESFVNYEIKEDVAGIIFDDLVRIGMIKKAQVIDNIPNDQIQRLHAEYGIPVDQLKKFLAQHRGPIDDKEFLKAIRESFSFPSRSEFWKELINQKVLHSVESYVAVIEERLKIMDPALMNYLKEKVDKGDLVKEVINVEKEQILLIAEEQSQFYFGKANFFYVIGRTKYNSLEENGLLSFNEKAIIDKSRIDSCMFSAFDSITIHDLI